In Flavobacterium endoglycinae, one DNA window encodes the following:
- a CDS encoding DUF6624 domain-containing protein: protein MDYQIIAKRILELKNADLNLREKLIKSKQLSEGYNQEMEKLHNQNAKTLAEIIEIIGYPTIDKVGKEANEATWLIIQHSIGQPDFMRKCAAELKTAVNENKADAIHLAYLTDRIAVFEDKPQLYGTQFDWDETGKLIPNPFDDLAKVNERRKAIGLITLEEQTESIQKRALNENQTPPKDFNKQKEEMNEWRKKVGWIK from the coding sequence ATGGATTATCAAATCATTGCGAAAAGAATATTAGAATTAAAAAATGCTGATTTGAATCTCAGAGAAAAGCTCATTAAAAGCAAGCAGCTTTCTGAAGGATACAATCAAGAAATGGAAAAACTCCACAATCAAAATGCGAAAACATTAGCTGAAATAATAGAAATTATTGGTTATCCCACTATTGATAAAGTAGGAAAAGAAGCCAATGAAGCCACTTGGCTCATCATTCAACATTCTATTGGGCAGCCAGATTTTATGAGAAAATGTGCCGCAGAATTAAAAACTGCCGTCAACGAAAATAAAGCGGATGCAATTCATTTGGCTTACCTTACAGATCGTATCGCTGTTTTTGAAGACAAACCTCAACTTTACGGAACTCAATTTGACTGGGACGAAACCGGAAAATTAATTCCAAATCCTTTCGACGATTTAGCTAAAGTAAACGAAAGACGAAAAGCAATTGGACTTATTACTTTGGAAGAACAAACCGAAAGCATACAAAAACGTGCTCTGAACGAAAATCAAACTCCTCCAAAAGATTTCAACAAACAAAAGGAAGAAATGAATGAATGGAGAAAAAAAGTCGGCTGGATAAAATAA